A single region of the Pristis pectinata isolate sPriPec2 chromosome 23, sPriPec2.1.pri, whole genome shotgun sequence genome encodes:
- the ssna1 gene encoding Sjoegren syndrome nuclear autoantigen 1 produces the protein MTAGGAAVGCCRETAGGSGAGTGAAGTGRQRPGAAAMTQQGAALQTYNNELVKCIEDLCTKREELNQHILQEEEQKNKLQNDIRILTEKLAKVNESLARKMATRNEFDRTIAETEAAYMKILESSQTLLTVLKREAGTLNQVKENRDE, from the exons ATGACGGCGGGCGGGGCGGCGGTTGGTTGTTGCCGGGAGACGGCTGGCGGGAGCGGCGCGGGCACCGGGGCGGCGGGAACGGGGAGACAGCGGCCCGGAGCCGCCGCCATGACCCAGCAGGGGGCCGCGCTGCAGACATACAACAACGAACTGGTCAAAT GTATCGAGGATTTGTGCACAAAGAGAGAAGAGCTGAACCAGCACATTCTCCAGGAAGAAGAGCAGAAGAACAAGTTGCAGAATGACATCCGCATTTTGACAGAGAAACTTGCAAAGGTGAATGAGAGCCTGGCGCGCAAGATGGCCACCCGAAATGAATTTGATAGAACTATTGCAGAGACTGAAGCTGCTTATATGAAG ATCCTGGAAAGCTCACAGACGCTGCTGACTGTCCTGAAACGGGAAGCTGGAACTCTGAATCAGGTCAAGGAGAACAGAGATGAATAG